A window of Chloroflexota bacterium genomic DNA:
CGCCTGGGGGTCATCTGGCACGAACGGCATGCCGCGTCGTACCCCGCCCGATGGAACCGGATCCGGCGGAAGCCGGGCGGGCCTGCGCTGTCGACGACGTCCGTGGGGATCACGGCTAGCGGATGGCGAACAGGCTGACGAGGAGGACGCCGGATCCGACGAGCGTGATCGACGGCATATCGCAGCCGAGACCGCTCGTTCCCGGCACCCCGGCGCGTACTGGGTGTTTGTTGTAACAGGCATTCATCGCCCGTGTTAACATTCCGATAACAAAGCGCATGTCTGTACGCCCGCACTCGAGGAGGCCGTGGACCATCTGGCCCTGCTCCTGCTCGCCCTCGCCCTGTGCTTCGTGGCGGGCGCCAACGACGGCTCGACGCTCATCGCCCTCAACCTGACCAACAAGGCGATCGGTCCGTTCGCCTCGATCGTGCTCCTCGCCGCGGTGATCGCCCTCGAGCCGTTCGTCCTCGGCACCGCAGTCGCCACGACGGTCGCCCACGGGCTCGTCTCCTTCGCGGGCCAGGGTGGCGTGCAGGATGTCCTCATCGCCGTGCTCGTGACGCTCGGCGTCATCGTCGTCCTGAGCCGGGCCGGACTGCCCACGAGCCTCACCCTCGCGCTTGTGGGGAGCATCGTCGGTGTCGGCCTGGCGACGGGTCGCCCGGTGTCGTGGACCACGGTGCGGTCGGCACTCGTGGTCGGGGTCGCTGCGCCCGTGGTGAGCGCGTTCGTCGGCTGGTGCGTCGCCCGCTGGCTGGGCCATGTTCCGTGGCGAGCGGAGGTCCGGCGCCAGACGAGGGTGCTGCACGGCGGAGCGTTCGTCCTCCAGGCCGTTGCCTATGCGGCGAACGATGCCCAGAAGCTCTTCGCCGTCGCGGCCCTGGCGACGGCTGGCGCGACCGGCACGGTCAGCGTCGAGCCCGCGTCCCAGATCGCCATCGCCGTGATGTTCAGCCTCGGCATCCTCGTCGGGATCCGGCGCTACGCCGGCCGACTGGCCGACCGGGTCATGCCGGTGCGGGAGACCCACGCGATCGCGGCCAAGCTCGGGGCCTCCGCTTCCGTTCTCGCGTCCGCGGCGATCGGCCTGCCGGTGTCCATGACGCAGTCCGCGACCGCCGGCCTGGTGGGAGCGGGGATGAGCGAGGCGATCACGCGCGTGCGGTGGCCGCGCACCGTGCCGATCGTCGGCGCCTGGCTCGTCACCCTGCCGGCGGCGACGGTCGCCGCGATCGTCGTGGTCGTCGCATTCCAGACGGTCCGATGAAGTTCCAGCTGGCCGGTCTGATCAGCGACCTTCGGGGGCAGACGAACCACCGCTTCGTCGACCTGCTCGGGGAGCACCTCGATGAGACCCGGGCGGCGGCCGAGCTCGCCGGACGCGCTGTTCGTGGCGACATCGCCCCAGCAGAAGCGAACGCCGCCATGATCGAGGTCGAACACCGGGGCGACGACCTTCGACGCGACCTCGCCCGTCTGCTCTCGACCACGCTCATCACGCCGATCGATCGCGAGGACATCTCGCGCATCTCGCGCTCCATCGACGACGTTCTCGACAACCTCCGCGACTTCCTCCTGGAGTTCCAGATGTTCGCGCCCGACGACCAGGGGGTCCTCGAGCCGGTGCTCGAGGCGGTCATCGGCGCGATCGCCGAGCTGCGGCTCGCGATCTCGGTCATCGTCGCCGAGCCGGGCGCGATCATGGACCGGTCTGTCCGCGCGAAGAAGGCCGGGAACGAGATCCGGCGGCGCTATGAAGTCCAGCTCGCCGCGATCTTCAGCGGAGCGCTGTCGATGGACGTCCTCAAGCTCCGGGAGCTGCTCCGCCGCCTCGATGTGGTGGGCCTGAGGGTCGGCGAGGCCGCGAACGCTCTCTCCGATGCGGCGGTCAAGCGAAGCGAAGGCTGACGGTCCGACTCCTCGCCCCGGGCCGGACCGGCGCCGCTGGCAGAGGGATCGTGATGTACCCTTGACGCTATGTAACAGATGTTATACAACATCCATGCCAACGTAACCATCGTAGCATCGCGAGTCGCCACCGCAGGCGTCGGAGACGGGAGAGGCACCATGGACAACGAGCGCGATCTCTATGTCCTCGCGGCAGCGGGCCGGATCAGTCGTCGGGACCTCCTCAAGGGAGCGGCACTCCTCGGTCTGAGCGGGGCGGCGGTCTCAGCGCTGCTGGCGGCGTGTTCGTCACCGGCGGCGACGACCCCACCCTCCGTCGCGGCCGTCAGCGCTGCACCGTCCGTCGCGAGTGCGGCGCCCGCCTCCGTCGCCGCGACGCCGGCCGCGAGCCGGACCCTCGCCGGTACGCTGTCGCTCTACAGCTCGACGGATACGGCGCAGCAGGTCGCGGATGCCTTCGCCAAGGCGACCGGGGTGAAGGTCAACAACTACAACGACGATGCCGGCGTGGTCCTCGCCCGGATCGAGGCGGAAGCCGGACATCCGCAGGCGGACGTCTACCTGCTGTCCGACGCCGAGGGCACCGCCGGGCTCGGCCAGCAGGGTCGGCTCCAGGCGTACCTGTCGCCAGCCCGCAGCACGATGTCGTCGCTCGCGCTCCAGGTGAGCGACACGAGCGGCTTGTTCACGGCTGCCGGCCTCAGCGGGGCCGGCCCATTCACCTACAACACGAAGAAGCTCACCGCGGCGACCGCACCCAAGGACTGGCCGGACCTGCTCGATCCGCGTTTCAAGGATCAGATCGCGATGACGGACCCGGCCTTCAGTGGGCCGTCGTACGGCGCGATCTTCGGCATCCTCCAGCGGATGGGCGACACGGCCGGCTGGACCTACATCCAGGGCCTGTTCTCGAACGGCATGAAGGTCTTCAAGACGAATACGCCGACCCTTGCTGCCGTGACGTCCGGGGGGCGGAGCATCGCCCTCGCCCAGGACTCGGCGACCTACTATGACGTCGTCGCCCAGAGCGCACCGCTGGCGGTGGCCTACCCGACGAGCGGCACCGTCCTCCAGGGGGACGTGATCGGGATCGAGGCCAAGGCGAGCAACCTCGACGCAGCGCAGGCGTTCGTCGACTACGTCCTGTCGGCGGCCGGCCAGACGACGGAGATCGGCGACGCGGTCAGCGGCAAGGGCGTGTCCGGTGACGCCTGGATCATCCCGGTCCAGCCCGGCGTGGCCCAGAACTCCGCCCGCATCTCGAGCGGCATCAACTGGACCATCATCGACCTGCAGCAGGCCGCCTCGCAGGAGGCATCGATCAAGGGACGCTTCAAGTCGCTCGCGGGATCATGAGCGCGGTCACCCCTTCGCGGACCCTCGTCGGCACCATCTCGCGGTGGCGAACGCAGCGGGGGCTCGATCGCCTCGCGATCCTCGTGGCGATGGGGAGCCTCGCGGTCCTCATCGTCTTCCCGCTCGTCGAGCTGCTCCAGCAGGCGATCATCCCGGCCGGGCAGAGCGTCCTCCAGCCGTTCCGCGACACGTTCGCCACGCCCGGCAACTATGTCGCCATCGTGGACTCGGTCGGGATCGGCCTCGCCGTCTGCGCCGCCTCGGCGCTCATCGGGGTGCCCCTCGCGATCCTCCTGACCCGGACGGATATCCCGGGCCGGCGGCTCTTCGAGGCCCTCGTCTGGGTCGACTTCTTCACCCCGTCCTACCTCATCGCCCTCGGCTGGACTGCCCTCATGCAGCAGGGCGGCTTCCTCGACCTCATGCTCGGTCAGACGAATCCGCTCATGGGCGTCTTCTTCGGACCGATCGGGATCGCCGTCGTCCTCACCTTCAAGCTGTTCCCGTTCGTCTATCTCGCAACAAGCGCCGGGGTCCAGGTCGTCGGCGCGGAATACGAGGAGGCGGCCCGCGTCGCTGGGGCGAGCCGCCTTCGGGCATGGCTGGCGATCGTGGTGCCGATGCTCCGACCGGCGGTGCTGGCCGGCCTCATCCTCGTCTTCGCGGAGGTCGTCTCCGACTTCGGCATCGCGGCGACGATCGGACAGCAGGCGGGGTTCCCGCTCATGACGCTCGAGATCTACAACTACGTCTCGTCGTGGCCGATCAACTATCCCCTCGCCGCGGCGATGTCGTCCTTCCTCGTCCTCAGCATGGGTGCCGCGCTCGGGGTCCAGTCGCTCCTTCTGCGTCGTCGCTCGTTCCAGGTCATCACGGGCAGGGGGCGAGCCCCGACCCGTGTCCGACTCGGACGCTGGCGCTGGCCGGCAACGGCGATCGTCAGCCTCCTCTTCGCCCTCGCCCTCGGCGCGCCGTTCGGCGCGTCCATCGTCATCTCGCTCATGCACAACATCGGCCTCGGCCTCGTCGCGAGCAACTTCAGCCTGCAGAACTACGCGGACGTGCTCGGCGATCTCAACACCGGCGTCGGGGCCCTCTGGCGGAGTGTCCAGCTGGCGGTCGAGGCGGCCACCCTGACAAGCCTGCTCAGTCTCGTCGTGACCTACATGATCTACCGCTGGGAGGGGATCGGGCGGCTCATGCTCAACCAGCTGACGGTCGTGGCGATGGTCGTCCCGAGCATCGTCATGGCTGCGGGCTACGTGTTCGCGTTCAACCAGGACTGGCTCTTCAGCCTCGGCATCTCGATCTACGGAACGATGTTCCTGCTCCTCATGAGCTACATCGGCCAGCAGGTCTCGATGGCCGTCCGACTCCATCTCGGTGCCATCCAGCAGGTGTCCGGATCGCTCATGGACGCGGCACAGGTCGCGGGAGCGGGCGTCGTGACGCTCCTCCTCCGCATCCTCCTGCCGCTCCTCCGCAAGGCCATCGTCTCGGTCTGGCTGCTGACGTTCGTCATCGTCATGTTCGACCTGGCGATGTCCGAGATGCTCTATCCACCGGGCGAGCCGACGCTCGGGGTGGCCCTCATCAAGAAGTTCGGCGACCTCGGCAACATCGGCACCGGGACGGCGATGATGATGCTCGCGATCCTCATCGTCCTCGCGATGGTCGTCGCCGTGAACTTCGTGTTCCGGGGCGGGTTCGGAACGGCGGTGACCGAGGATCTGGCACCAGGCATCAAGGAGCGTCGGTAAGGATGGACGTCACCGTCGAGTCGCTCGCTCGGTCGTTCGGAACGGTCGAAGCCGTCCGGGACGTGTCGTTCGCCGTGCCCTCGGGCACCGTGACGACCCTCCTCGGACCCTCCGGCTGCGGCAAGACGACGACCCTCCGCTGCCTGGCCGGCCTCACGACCCCCTCGGCCGGCACGATCCGGTTCGGCGATCGGATCGTGTACTCGTCGGATCGGCGGATCAATGTCCCTCCGGAGCAACGACGGCTCGGCATGATCTTCCAGGACTTCGCCCTCTGGCCGCACATGCGGGTCCGTGACAACGTCGCGTTCGGACTGCGGCTCCGGCACCTGCCGAAGGCCGAGATCGAGCGGCGGGTGATGGACGCGCTCGCGCTCGTGCGACTCGACGACCACGCCCGTCGATTCCCCTTCGAGCTCTCAGGCGGCCAGCAGCAGCGCGTCGCCGTCGCCCGGGCCATCGTCACCGAGCCTGAGCTCCTCCTCCTCGACGAGCCGTTGAGCAGCCTCGACACGAGCCTTCGCGAGGAGATGCGTCGCGAACTCGTGTCGGTCATCGACCGCCTCGGCATCACGGCGGTCCTCGTCACCCACGACCACATCGAGGCATTGACGATGTCGAGCCTCATCGTCGTCATGAACGGCGGCCGGATCGAACAGATCGGGTCCCCCGACGAGATCTACCGGCGCCCGGCCAACCTGTTCGTCGCCGGCTTCCTCGGCACCGTCAACGTGCTGACCGGGGAGGCCACCCAGGTGGACGGCGGATACCGGGTGAGCGGGGGCGACTGGAGCGTCATCGGGACCGCGCCCCGTCCCGTCGGTGGGACGGCCCACGCCGTCCTCCGGCCGTCCGCGCTGCGGATCCTCGCGCCGGGCGACGACGCCTCCGTCAATCACCTCGTCGGGACAGTACGGGGGGCTGCCTACCATGGGGATCGCTGGCAGTACGACGTGCAGACGACCGGCGGGATCGAGCTCCGGCTCCTCTCCGAGGCGGCGATCCCCGGCGGAAGCGAGGTTCGCCTCGGGTTCGGCGTCGCCGACTGCGTGATCGTCCCATCCACCCCGGTCAGTTGACGACCTCGATGGACTCGACTCCGGCGGGCCGCTCGAAGCGGCGGTTCGTCGTGCTCGTCTATCGCATGCCGCCGAAGCCGACGGCCAGCCGGGTGGCCGTGTGGCGCCAGCTCAAGAAGATCGGTGGTGTCTACCTCCAGCAGTCGGCGATCGCCTTCGCCCAGAACCCCCGCGTCGTCCGCGACCTGCGGCCGCTCCTCGGTCGGATCCAGGAGGCCGGCGGCGAATACCACCTCCTGCCGGTCGGCCGCCTGTCCGGCGACGAGGAGGCCAAGCTCGTCGAGCTGTTCGTCCAGCAGAGCTCGCGCCACTACGCGGAGATCATCGAGGAGTGCGAGGTCGACTTCGCCAGGGAGATCGAGTTCGAGACGTTCCGCCGGAATTTCACGTACGAGGAAGCCGAGGAGATCCGAGCCGAGTACGAGAAGCTTCTCAACTGGTTCGAATGGGTCCACGCGCGGGACTGGTTCGGCGCTCCGAACCGGGAGACGGCGGTCACCTGGCTCGATCGCTGCCGGCTCCAGCTCGAGGCGTTCGAGGCGAAGGTCTACGGCCTCCATTCCAAGGGTCGCGGGCGCACCGAGGAGATGCCGATCGGTGGACCCGGGCCGGGCCTCCGCGAGCTCGACATCCTCCCAGCCCCGTCTCGCGAACGTGGACGGCGGAGGGCCGCGCGCGCGTCGACCCCCTGACCCGAACGGTACGGAACGGCCTCGGCTCAGGCCGCGCCCGCCGGCACCGTCTCCCCGACGCCGCGCGCGACTCGGTCGCCGAGATCCCGATCCACGCTTCGCCAGTAGTCGAGGGCACGGGTCAGCACGGCGCCACTCACGCCCCCCTTGAGGTGGTTCGAGATGTTGGTCACGAGTCGCTCTCGTGCGGCGTCATCCAGGACCCTGCGGTACAGGGTCCCCGGCTGGCCGAAGTCATCGTCTTCTGCGTGCATGGTGTAGGCGGCGCGGACGACCTCCCCCGCCACGCCCCAGCCGGGCTCGGCGTATCGCGGGTCCGCCTTCGGTCCACCGGCCGAATTCGGCGCGTAGACCGGATCGCCGGGGTTGTCGTAGCGCATCGCCCCATCGCGGTTGTAACTGTGCACGGGAGCGTGCGGTCGGTTCACCGGCAGCTCGAGGTAGTTCGTCCCGATGCGGTGGCGATGCGTGTCCGGGTACGAGAAGAGGCGGCCCAGCAGCATCTTGTCGGGTGACGGACCGATGCCGGGGACCATGTTCGCCGGTTCGAATGCCGCCTGCTCGATCTCCGCGAAGTAGTTCTCCGGGTTCCGATCGAGCACGAACCTTCCGATCGTGATCGGCGGGTAGTCCGCATGCGGCCAGATCTTGGTCAGATCGAACGGGTTGAAGCGGTAGTCCGCGGCGTTCTCGAACGGCATGACCTGCATCTCGAGCGTCCACGACGGATGATCGTTCCGGGCGATCGCCTGATGGAGGTCGCGAAGGTGGTGATCGGGGTCCTCCGCCGTCATCGCCTTGGCGTCGGCGTCCGTGAAGTATTCGATCCCCTGATCCGTCTTGAAGTGGTACTTGACCCAGAACTTCGTGCCGCCGGCGTTCTGCCACAGGAAGGCGTGGCTGGAGTAACCGTTCATGTTGCGCCAGGTCCTGGGGATGCCGCGGTCGCTCATGAGGACGGTGACCTGGTGTGCGGACTCCGGGGAAAGCGTCCAGAAGTCCCACTGCATGTCGTTGTCGCGCGTGTGCGTGTCGGCTCGGCGCTTCTGCGAATGGATGAAGTCCTGGAACTTCTGGGGATCGCGGATGAAGAACACCGGGGTGTTGTTGCCGACGAGGTCGTAGTTGCCCTCCTCGGTGTAGAACTTCATCGCAAAACCACGAGGGTCCCGAACCGTGTCGGCGTACCCGCTCTCGCCGGCCACGGTGGAGAATCGGACGAGCACGTCGGTCCGCCGGCCCTTCCTCAGGAAATCGGCCTTGCACCACTGGCTGACGTCCTCGGTGACTTCGAAATGCCCGAACGCTCCACCGCCCTTCGCGTGGACGACCCGCTCGGGGACCCGTTCCCGATTGAACTGCGCCATCTTCTGGATGAGGTAGTGATCCTGGAGGAGGATGGGGCCGTCCGGCCCGGCGGTCAGCGAGTGCTCATCGCTCGCCGCGGGGATGCCCGCGTCCGTGGTGGTGACGTACGGTTGATCGGACATTCGAGCGGATCCTCCTCGGAGAGTGGCAATCAACGGCAGTGTACGCGGTGGGGCCCTGACTCCCGTCGGCGGCCCAGGCGAGGCGATCGGTGCGGAGTGACGACACGGTGACGAAGTACGTCGGAGCGCTCGACCAGGGCACGACGAGCACCCGGTTCATCATCTTCGACCACGCTGGGCGCGTTGTCGCGAAGGATCAGCAGGAGCACGAGCAGATCTACCCGCAGGCGGGATGGGTGGAGCACGATCCCCTCGAGATCTGGCAGCGGAGCGTCGAGGTCACCCGCGGCGCTCTCACCAGGGCCGGCATCGCGGCCGGTGATCTGGCCGCGGTCGGCATCACGAACCAGCGCGAGACGACGGTCGTCTGGGATCGCTGGACCGGCAGGCCGATCCATAACGCGATCGTCTGGCAGGACACCCGGACCGACCGGATCATCGACGAGCTCGCGAAGGACGGCGGTCAGGATCGCCTCCGGGCGAAGGTCGGCCTTCCCCTCGCCACCTACTTCTCCGGCCCGAAGGTCGCGTGGCTGCTCGACAACATCCCGGGCGCACGAGCGAGGGCGGAGGCGGGCGACCTGCTCTTCGGCACCATCGACAGCTGGTGCATCTGGAACCTCACCGGCGGTGTCGCCGGCGGTGTCCACGTCACGGACGTGAGCAACGCGAGCCGGACGATGCTCATGAACCTCCAGACCCTCGACTGGGACGACG
This region includes:
- a CDS encoding catalase encodes the protein MSDQPYVTTTDAGIPAASDEHSLTAGPDGPILLQDHYLIQKMAQFNRERVPERVVHAKGGGAFGHFEVTEDVSQWCKADFLRKGRRTDVLVRFSTVAGESGYADTVRDPRGFAMKFYTEEGNYDLVGNNTPVFFIRDPQKFQDFIHSQKRRADTHTRDNDMQWDFWTLSPESAHQVTVLMSDRGIPRTWRNMNGYSSHAFLWQNAGGTKFWVKYHFKTDQGIEYFTDADAKAMTAEDPDHHLRDLHQAIARNDHPSWTLEMQVMPFENAADYRFNPFDLTKIWPHADYPPITIGRFVLDRNPENYFAEIEQAAFEPANMVPGIGPSPDKMLLGRLFSYPDTHRHRIGTNYLELPVNRPHAPVHSYNRDGAMRYDNPGDPVYAPNSAGGPKADPRYAEPGWGVAGEVVRAAYTMHAEDDDFGQPGTLYRRVLDDAARERLVTNISNHLKGGVSGAVLTRALDYWRSVDRDLGDRVARGVGETVPAGAA
- a CDS encoding DUF47 family protein, giving the protein MKFQLAGLISDLRGQTNHRFVDLLGEHLDETRAAAELAGRAVRGDIAPAEANAAMIEVEHRGDDLRRDLARLLSTTLITPIDREDISRISRSIDDVLDNLRDFLLEFQMFAPDDQGVLEPVLEAVIGAIAELRLAISVIVAEPGAIMDRSVRAKKAGNEIRRRYEVQLAAIFSGALSMDVLKLRELLRRLDVVGLRVGEAANALSDAAVKRSEG
- a CDS encoding inorganic phosphate transporter, producing the protein MDHLALLLLALALCFVAGANDGSTLIALNLTNKAIGPFASIVLLAAVIALEPFVLGTAVATTVAHGLVSFAGQGGVQDVLIAVLVTLGVIVVLSRAGLPTSLTLALVGSIVGVGLATGRPVSWTTVRSALVVGVAAPVVSAFVGWCVARWLGHVPWRAEVRRQTRVLHGGAFVLQAVAYAANDAQKLFAVAALATAGATGTVSVEPASQIAIAVMFSLGILVGIRRYAGRLADRVMPVRETHAIAAKLGASASVLASAAIGLPVSMTQSATAGLVGAGMSEAITRVRWPRTVPIVGAWLVTLPAATVAAIVVVVAFQTVR
- a CDS encoding extracellular solute-binding protein, coding for MDNERDLYVLAAAGRISRRDLLKGAALLGLSGAAVSALLAACSSPAATTPPSVAAVSAAPSVASAAPASVAATPAASRTLAGTLSLYSSTDTAQQVADAFAKATGVKVNNYNDDAGVVLARIEAEAGHPQADVYLLSDAEGTAGLGQQGRLQAYLSPARSTMSSLALQVSDTSGLFTAAGLSGAGPFTYNTKKLTAATAPKDWPDLLDPRFKDQIAMTDPAFSGPSYGAIFGILQRMGDTAGWTYIQGLFSNGMKVFKTNTPTLAAVTSGGRSIALAQDSATYYDVVAQSAPLAVAYPTSGTVLQGDVIGIEAKASNLDAAQAFVDYVLSAAGQTTEIGDAVSGKGVSGDAWIIPVQPGVAQNSARISSGINWTIIDLQQAASQEASIKGRFKSLAGS
- a CDS encoding iron ABC transporter permease, which encodes MSAVTPSRTLVGTISRWRTQRGLDRLAILVAMGSLAVLIVFPLVELLQQAIIPAGQSVLQPFRDTFATPGNYVAIVDSVGIGLAVCAASALIGVPLAILLTRTDIPGRRLFEALVWVDFFTPSYLIALGWTALMQQGGFLDLMLGQTNPLMGVFFGPIGIAVVLTFKLFPFVYLATSAGVQVVGAEYEEAARVAGASRLRAWLAIVVPMLRPAVLAGLILVFAEVVSDFGIAATIGQQAGFPLMTLEIYNYVSSWPINYPLAAAMSSFLVLSMGAALGVQSLLLRRRSFQVITGRGRAPTRVRLGRWRWPATAIVSLLFALALGAPFGASIVISLMHNIGLGLVASNFSLQNYADVLGDLNTGVGALWRSVQLAVEAATLTSLLSLVVTYMIYRWEGIGRLMLNQLTVVAMVVPSIVMAAGYVFAFNQDWLFSLGISIYGTMFLLLMSYIGQQVSMAVRLHLGAIQQVSGSLMDAAQVAGAGVVTLLLRILLPLLRKAIVSVWLLTFVIVMFDLAMSEMLYPPGEPTLGVALIKKFGDLGNIGTGTAMMMLAILIVLAMVVAVNFVFRGGFGTAVTEDLAPGIKERR
- a CDS encoding ABC transporter ATP-binding protein, yielding MDVTVESLARSFGTVEAVRDVSFAVPSGTVTTLLGPSGCGKTTTLRCLAGLTTPSAGTIRFGDRIVYSSDRRINVPPEQRRLGMIFQDFALWPHMRVRDNVAFGLRLRHLPKAEIERRVMDALALVRLDDHARRFPFELSGGQQQRVAVARAIVTEPELLLLDEPLSSLDTSLREEMRRELVSVIDRLGITAVLVTHDHIEALTMSSLIVVMNGGRIEQIGSPDEIYRRPANLFVAGFLGTVNVLTGEATQVDGGYRVSGGDWSVIGTAPRPVGGTAHAVLRPSALRILAPGDDASVNHLVGTVRGAAYHGDRWQYDVQTTGGIELRLLSEAAIPGGSEVRLGFGVADCVIVPSTPVS